The window cactagacaagaaaagaaaatattatttgtctTTCCTGCCCCCTATCTGTTTGCTGTGGTAGTGCAAAGAAGCACAGGAAAATGTTTAATTACCCATTTTTCTGTGATTTGTAATTGAAAATTGTTCTGTGGGGTTCTGAAAGTATTATCTTTCTTAAGTAGTAAAAATGACAGTGGTAATGTAGATGTTTTTATAACATACTATGTACTTTCATTTTAGACCAAACTAGAGTCAGAACGAATACTAGCATCAGTGGGGAAGAAACCTCCCCAGGAAATTGGAATTAAAGTGAAAAATCATTCTGGAGGTGGCATGTCCTTGActcacaataaaaattttagaaaactatTGAAAGAAATCACAGGGGAAACTGCGCTTAGACTGACAGAATTGAACACCAAAGAATTTGCTGGCTTCCAAATTGGGCTCTTAAACAAGGTAAATTGTGACATAAATAGTTTGTATTTGTTTGAACTTGTCTGATACATTTATGTCTTTCATATTCCTTTAGTTTTGAAATAATGGACAATCCTATTTTGGAGTTAGTAGTTAATAATGGGCCAGTTTAGGAATTGTCAGCAGATAtcaatatggaattaaatggacaAGATATGTTTTGTGGGTAACGCCCATGAAAGATAAAGGGGAGATGAAGCTGGAGTAGGCAGGCAGAGCTTCCAAGCTACAAAGCTGACCCATCACCTGTgagaggagggaggaatgaaggAGAATTGGATGTGAAGAAGCTCAGACACTGGTGTAGCTTGGAGAAAGTCTTGGCCAGCACCGTGGGGACCTCTAGCACCAAGATTTCCCACAGAGGAGGGCCACGCTGGGCAGAGCTGACCAGGCCCTAACACCCTGCCATTCTCTGTTACTGGCCATGGGCAGCCTGGGAAGGGCATGGCCTCAGCTCAGTGCTGCAGCGGATCCCTATGGCACCACAGCAGCGGGAGGCTCTCTGCTAACTGCACTCCTTGCAGGATCAGCCATTGCTTTCCTGAAGGGAGATCCCAGCAGCTCACCTCCCCTCCATGGCTGCCAGAGGAATACATCTAGAGTACGAGCAGTGGTCCTGCAAGGCGGCCACAGGTATCAATCTCGGGATTTGGTGTTTTAAATGACATATTTGAAAAGGGATAGTCCCAGTGGCTTTAATACCCTGTAGGTGTGTTACAACACAGAACAAGGCTAGCAAGTGGAATTTTGCCACTGGGAAAATTCTACTGTGGTCAGTTGTATTGATATAACACTCTTCAATAACATTTTAAGAGAGATAAGTATGACATTTCTATATTAAAAGCCTTAGGAGTAACTGAAATTACTTGTTTCATTTCAAATAGGATTTGAAACCTCAGACATACAGAAATGCTTATGATATTCCCCGTAGAGATCTTTTAGACCAGCTGACCAGAATGAGATCCAATCTGCTGAAAACGCACAAGTTTATTGTTGGACAAGATGAAGGTAAAATaactgtgaaatttttttttttttttggaaaatgccAGGCATGACTTACAGGAAAGTGTTTATTGCATAATGAGTAGgctattttatagtattttaatgtttaaaatgccTGTTTTCACTGAATCCCTATGTCTGTTTACcaggcacatttttttttcaagtttaagGGCAAGTGTGCATTAATCAGCACATACACTACACTTGCCATGCTTTAGCTATTGTAAGCTTCAAACAACCCCAGGAAATAGATACTGTTTTTATGTGCACTTCCTGGACATGGAAACTGAGAGTGAGGATTTTAGTAGTTTGCCCAAGTTTAGCCAGTTGGAAAGTGGCAGAACCTAGGTCTGTCAGTTTTCCCAATCTGCACACCCAAACACTATAACACTCAGCCTACTGTGATAAATTCAGTAGAGAATGCCTCACTTAAATGAAAGTAATCAACCTAATGGTATCCAGGATAATTGTGACTATTTACAAATTCCATTTActccattttgttaattttaaaaaggctcACCTGTTTACTAAAATGAGCAAATCTTATTCTGGTCAATTCCCTGAAATTATACACAAAGTTTTGTGTGTAAGAGGGCTTTTCTAGGAAGAGAACCTACAGATTTAATCAAATTCTCAGTGATTAAGACCTACTAACCAAGATTCTCTGGATGATAAGTGAATGCCGTAGAGCCTAGACTCTTTGAAATGCAGAAGATATGTGGTGATTTGAGTTGGGATGGTGGTGTAGGGTCAGCCCATTCTCAAACCTGATTTGAAGGCAAGGGAGTTGTTCTGATCCTAGCGATGTGAGCCTGTAGGCAGTAGTAATGGTAGACTAAGTTATGATTGGGATGAAGAGAGATGATTCTAGATCCTAGAATGCTAGATTCGAGACTTTAAATACTATTCGATGCCAAGACACACACTGCTAAACCAAACTATGATCATGTCTTCTTGAAAGGACCATATGCTTCAGCTATAAGCATCAATTCCTTTTCCTGTGATTTTGCAGATTCCCTTCATAGTGTTCCAGTTGCACAAATGGGTAACTATCAGGAATATCTGAAGACATTGGCTTCTCCACTACGGGAGATTGATCCAGACCAACCCAAAAGACTGCATACTTTTGGCAATCCGTTTAAACAAGATAAGAAGGTAGGATACCTATGCCTTTGTCTGCCTAAATTGGGATATTCTtgctatataattattttctttttggcaaGATAAATACAAATCAGAGgttctccatttgtttgtttaaacaataaaatatgacaCCAAGGCTCTTAGTGGGAGCCTCCTGATGCAAGAGTGTGTTGGTTGAATAAAGTCAGAGCTGCCATGTATTGAGTACTAGTAGGAACTGGTGTTTTAAATGATCTCACTTAATGCTCACAACTGTTCTGTAAGACGAACGTTACTGTTTGTCCTTTAAAGGGGAGAAATCAAAGGCCGCAGTGGTCAAACGCCTTACCTGTGACATAGCACATAAGAGCAAGGATTTGAATCCACGTCTTTCTCACTCCAGAGTCTATATTCATTCCACCACACACTAATTTCTTTAATATCGAAATCACAGTTTATTTCCTGTTTCCATGATTCATATCTGTAGTGCTTGATCTAGAAAACGATGAATGTGTCCCTTGAAATATGAAGTACTAAGTGATGTTGTTTTACTTGAATGGTCCTACTAAAAATCTAATGTGgggcatgtgtctgtgtgtgtgtttgtgtgtgtgtgtgtgtgtgtgtgtgtgtgtgtgagagatatACTGACTTGCCCATTAAAGCATGAAAACAAATGGGATTATAGCTGCACTCATGGAGGAGACCATTGGTATTAAGGCTCAGACCACACAATAATCTCTTTTGTGACAAGACTAGATTGAAAGGTATTCCACCTCACCTAAATCCTCAATTTATCTTTCTATGCTTCGCTTTCCTCATTTTGTAGCACTGTGGATAATAATTACACCTAACTATGCTggacgaggtggctcacgcctgtaatcccagcacattggggaggccgaggcaggcaaatcacttgaggttgggagtttgagaccaacctggccaacatggcaaaaccctgtctctactaaaaatacaaaaattagccaggcgtggtggtgggtgcctgtaatcccagctactctggaagtcttaggcaggagaatcacttgaacctgggaggcggagattgcagtgaaccaagatcataccactgcactccagcctgggtgacagagtgagactccatctcaaaaaaaaaaaaaaaaaaaattacacctaACTAACTAATAGAACTCTGCATAATATTAAGTGAGTACGTGTACGTTGTTTACAACATGAACAGGCATGTAGTAAATTCTCTGAAAATGTTTTCCCCTTTCTGTATTGTTTATGAGTAAAAAATCCTTTGGAaaagtcatttattattattttattcaaataatgAGGGCACATATTCTTGGATTATTCCTGGACAAGAGCAGCTCTTGGCTAAATTTCTATACTGCTGCCTCTCATCTTTTATCTACCCCCCACAAGAGTGAAAAGCCTCCTCACTGCCTGCCCAGCACCAAAGTGGGCATATTTGAATACCTGTGAGGCTGCAGATGGGGAAGTTACATTTTCCACCTGCCTGCCTTTCAACATGTACATGTAGCATGCTGTACAGTGATAATCAATGTTGTTTAATGATACGAGTTTGaagcataaaaaaggaaattatttcccTTATGAAGAGTTGATGCAAAATAGTTCGTACTTCTCTCATTTTGGTTGAATAATGCTGCTTATTTGCAAGCTTTCTGATTAATCATTATTGTAGTATGTTTTGCTTGGGACAACATCCTGTATGTTAGTTTACTCCTTGTTCCATTTAAATTGGATTAAAATTGAGTTGCATATTTCTAAGAACAAAGTTGGGGTGGGGTAAGATAAATCTTCGGCCGATGATTAAGATTTATATTAGTTAATCTGgcatgggatttaaaaaaataaaagaaaaaaagacatattagTGATATAATGCAAGATTGATTATGTATGCATATTAAGAGTGCTTACAGTTTTATAATAGTGGAATTTTGGTCTTTAATGAAATACGttcatttatgtgttttttaGGGAATGATGATTGATGAAGCAGATGAGTTTGTAGCAGGGCCACAAAACAAAGTGAAACGTCCAGGGGAACCCAACAGTCCTATGTCATCTAAGAGAAGGCGGAGTATGTCCCTGCTGTTGAGGAAACCACAAACACCACCTACTGTAACTAACCATGTGGGCGGAAAGGGACCACCCTCAGCCTCGTGGTTCCCATCTTATCCAAACCTCATAAAACCCACCCTTGTACATACAGGTATAGAGTAGTGGTTGTGATTTCCTTATGGCTCCTAGAGGACTAAGACgctaaacaattttattttcctttttgtgttcCTTCCTTTGTGTTCAGTTTGTGTTCACTAAGTAAGCCATTACTAAATCATCTATGTGGTAGGTACAATAAACCCCACAGGGAgcagagaccctgtttcaaggGTCTCAATCTACATGAGGTGAAAAAAACTATAATTATATAGTAATTAACACATAGTAATTAACAGTAATGAATACATTGCTTAGCAAGTAAATACCACAGTAATTAGTGGAGAAATGGAAAGAGGTGAGCAAGTTTGCTGCAACCTTTTGGAGTGGCTGCAAGGGTGAGGAGGATAAAGCAGGTTTCCCTGGCAGTAGGAGCAAGTGGACTCAGCAAGACTGGATCTGCACTTGCTCTTTGTGTTATCACCACCTATGCATGCTCTAATCCAGTGCAGTCTGGTATCTGCCTCCTTGACCCCACTGAAACATTCTCATCAAGGTCACTAGTGTGTGCAGCACATTGCCATTCCTTCTCCGCAGCATTTGACACAGTTGTTCACTCCCTCCTCCATGTGTACGTTGGGTTCTCAGACACCGTAAGCGCACAGCTTTCTTTTCCCTCTAATAGCAACTCCCTTTCAtcctctttttctggttttgccttttctttccacCTGTAAATATCATAGGGCCTCAAAGCTCAATCCTGGTACCTCTCCTGTCCTTCACTGTGCTCCCTTCCTAGGTGACCCCATGCAGTCTTGGGGGCTCTAAATTTGATTTATGTTTCAACAACTCTGATATTTATACCTCTAGAATATAAATTGCTCCTCAATTTCAGACTCAGACTTACTTGTGGACATGCATCTCCACTTAGGTGTCTAATAGACAAATAAAACTCAGTAGGTTTCATGAGTTTCAACTGAACTCTCGAACTTGCCCCTCTCCAAAACAGCTCTACTTATAGCCTTCCACATTGCAGATAACGACACCATCCAGATATGTGCCAGTAAAGCTTTAACATCTGTCAGGGTTGAGAAGGGTAGAGAAGCTCTAGATTGTAGTGTTTGCAGATTCCCTTCATGTAAATAATGCTAATATTTATCAAAGTCAAGCTGTCAACCTGAGATCATTGAACCGGAGTCGGGAAGAATGCTCTGGAGGGCAGTTGTGCCCTGGCTCCTGCCACACTTCAGCACTATTTACCCAGCGGTTCAGGTGACAAACCGTAGAGTCATCatgatttttctcttattcttcCCTCGCTTTGATACCTTTCACAAGTTCAGGAAACTTGATGTTCAACATAATCCCTAAATCCCACTATTTCTCTCTATCCCTCCAGTGCACACTGCTGTGGCCTCTCACCATGCTACTACAATACCTTCTTATCCCAGCCTCATGTTTCTAATCTAGCCCCCATCTATCACATACTCTCTAACCCTGTGGCCAGAAAATTATGTCTGCATGTATATCACATCATGCCATGTCGCTCCTGAAAATGCATCCTCAACTCTCCTGAGCACTCAGAAGGGACCCTGAACCAGCTTTAGTCTGCAAGACTGCATGGCCTGGCCTCTGTCACCTTCTAACATGGGAGCCCCTGGGGCTCCCTCTGCTGCTGTCCCCCAAAGGCCTGTAGATGGCTTCCCCAACACCAGCCCAATGCTGCTTGCTTCATTTGCTCATTGTGCATGTACTGTCTGACTGCTCCATGAGGATGTGagctccacaagggcagggaACGTTGCTCTCTGGGCTGTTTACTGCTGATCTCCAGCTCCCGACCCACTGCCTGCCACagatgatgaataaatgaaagaggtgTCAGATATGGAGTGAAAAGAAAGTACTTTATTGACACAGAAAAGAAGGATTAGGAAGATAATACACTAAAAGGGATTTTTGGTGATGGAGTGTGTATAGAACTTTCAGCACTAATGGCCGCCTctattttctcagaatgtatttgaTGTAAAGAGGAGGCAGGTTGTGGTGTATCCAAGTTGTCTGGCTTCCAGCTCAGTAAAGCATGGCAGGTTGTATGTGAATTTGAGAAATCATGAAATAAAGTGAGACTTGCTGTTTTCAACTTGTAAAGCATAACAAGCTGACACTAACGCATGAGTACCAGGGatctgtgaatgtgtgtgtcttACTTGGTTTCCATATGTATTCATAGGGCCAGAAAATAAGAGGTGGTTTTATTGTATTATGTGTCCTGGCCTCAATTTGAGGGGTCTCAGATCGCCACCTGGTATATCATCCTGCTTTATGAGATAATTTCCTAGAAATTGAGCATCAGAGGGATATACCTGTGGGGTTGACATAATTACCTCACAGCTCAACCTCTTCATTTGGTTTCCAGATGCTACTGTCATTCACGATGGCCATGAGGAGAAGATGGAAAATGGTCAGATCACACCTGATGGCTTCCTGTCAAAGTCTGCTCCATCAGAGCTTATAAATATGACAGGAGATCTTATGCCACCCAACCAAGTGGATTCTCTGTCTGATGACTTCACAAGTCTCAGCAAAGATGGGCTGATTCAAAAACCTGGTAGTAACGCATTTGTAGGAGGAGCCAAAAACTGCAATCTCTCCGTAGATGACCAAAAAGACCCAGTAGCATCTACTTTGGGAACTATGCCAAATACATTACAAATCACTCCTGCTATGGCACAAGGAATCAATGCTGATATAAAACATCAATTAATGAAGGAAGTTCGAAAGTTTGGACGAAGTAAGTAGTGAAAGAACATCTATCAATAATGCACCAGGAGGTCTCTCTCATTCTATGATTCACTATAGATTCAAGCTACCCCTTGAGGTACACTGGGGGCAATACTGGGCTTTCACATAGTTTAAGGCAGTTCCTCTTGTTTTAACTAAAATTGTACAGtctatattttcctgtttttttctccttatttcttgtaatgtttccttttgcTGCCGTAACAAGTTATCAAAAGATTcctagcttaaaacaatacaaattattgtcttacagttctggaagtcagaattttgaaattatttttgctgGGCCAAAATAGTGTTGGCAGACCAGCATTCCTTCTGCTAGCTCtagacagaatttctttctttgccttttcgaGCTTCTAAGGGCCATCTGTATTCCTTGGcccatggccccttcctccatcttcatgAAAACACCCTTAGCACTTTTTATCCTCTCTGACCTCTGCTCCTGTCTTTACATGTTTTCTCTCTGACCTTAACTCTACTGTTtcatcttataaggacacttgtgctTACATTAGGCCCACATGCATAAACttggataatctccccatctcaagatccttaacttaattataCCTGCAAAGTAAAGTcttttttgccatataaggtaatgtattcacaggttccagggattaatATATGGACAATTTTAAGCAGCTGCTATTCAGCCTGCTACATTTGGTTAGTGTTAACAAGAGTTGCCCTAGTATATGCATGCAGATATTTTGATCTGAATGTTTAAAATACAAACTACATCTAACTTTCCACTCACAAAGAACAATTACTAAGGATGTACaacaattaaattttatttcccattcatctttataaaaatactgaagttttttaaatatcttcagaatatgaaagaattttcattttgcttgAAGAAGTGCAAGGACCTCTGGAGATGAAGAAACAATTTGTTGAATTTACCATCAAGGAAGCCGCAAGGTAGGTATAAACAGGAactcttcaattttttgtttttgtttttagagcagTAGGGCCCAGTGCAGGACAAAGAGAGGAATAGGCTCTGCCTTGCTTTTTTCTCAAACCCTGGCCCTCGCTCATAGTTAAGGCTGTCTCCAGAAGTATTTGGATTTATGTTATCTGAACTCAACTCATTCATCCTTCTACTTTTATCATAGCCTCAGGTAGGCTTGGGCCCTCAATTGCCACTATTGGTACTTGCTCTAAGACATATCTTTCCATGAGGACAATCTTTTTATTCCTATGTAGATTGTAAGCTTCAATTTGTATCCCACACAGTGCCTTGAACATCATGAGTACTTTAAGTATCTTTTGGTTcataaaatttctctttattttcaggtTTAAAAGACGAGTCCTAATTCAGTACCTCGAGAAGGTACTAGAAAAAATAGATTCCCACCACCTTCTCAACAACATTAATCACATCAACAGCAGATCATCATGTTAGTGCAAagaccaatgagaaaaaaatgacaagtttTCTGTGCTGTAGGATGGAACAGGATATTGTTGAAGCCTCCTGGAATGTTTGAGTCAAGGGAATTGCTTTCCAGATGCTAAGAAGAAGCAGTGGGGCTTTTGAATTTTATGATTATCTGGCAGTGAAAGCTGGGCTTTtgccttaataattttttaaagtatgagttgttttgttttgttttcctcaatTGAGGAAGCTGATGTTATTAATTCAGCAGGCTAAATTCAGTAAACACCGCTGCCCCTACCACGGGTAATGAGAGGTCACTCATTTGAACTTCGCCATTCCAGGCATTCTCAGAGTGGCTAGGGGC of the Pongo abelii isolate AG06213 chromosome X, NHGRI_mPonAbe1-v2.0_pri, whole genome shotgun sequence genome contains:
- the INTS6L gene encoding integrator complex subunit 6-like isoform X3, translating into MPILLFLIDTSASMNQRTDLGTSYLDIAKGAVELFLKLRARDPASRGDRYMLVTYDEPPYCIKAGWKENHATFMSELKNLQASGLTTLGQALRSSFDLLNLNRLISGIDNYGQGRNPFFLEPSILITITDGNKLTSTAGVQEELHLPLNSPLPGSELTKEPFRWDQRLFALVLRLPGVASTEPEQLGSVPTDESAITQMCEVTGDGLMDSSRPSNSFAAQPWHSCHKLIYVRPNSKTGVPVGHWPIPESFWPDQNLPSLPPRTSHPVVRFSCVDCEPMVIDKLPFDKYELEPSPLTQYVLERKSPHTCWQVFVTSSGKYNELGYPFGYLKASTTLTCVNLFVMPYNYPVLLPLLDDLFKVHKLKPNLKWRQAFDSYLKTLPPYYLLPLKKALRMMGAPNLISDNLDCGLSYSVISYLKKLSQQTKLESERILASVGKKPPQEIGIKVKNHSGGGMSLTHNKNFRKLLKEITGETALRLTELNTKEFAGFQIGLLNKDLKPQTYRNAYDIPRRDLLDQLTRMRSNLLKTHKFIVGQDEDSLHSVPVAQMGNYQEYLKTLASPLREIDPDQPKRLHTFGNPFKQDKKGMMIDEADEFVAGPQNKVKRPGEPNSPMSSKRRRSMSLLLRKPQTPPTVTNHVGGKGPPSASWFPSYPNLIKPTLVHTDATVIHDGHEEKMENGQITPDGFLSKSAPSELINMTGDLMPPNQVDSLSDDFTSLSKDGLIQKPGSNAFVGGAKNCNLSVDDQKDPVASTLGTMPNTLQITPAMAQGINADIKHQLMKEVRKFGRKYERIFILLEEVQGPLEMKKQFVEFTIKEAARFKRRVLIQYLEKVLEKIDSHHLLNNINHINSRSSC
- the INTS6L gene encoding integrator complex subunit 6-like isoform X5, which codes for MSELKNLQASGLTTLGQALRSSFDLLNLNRLISGIDNYGQGRNPFFLEPSILITITDGNKLTSTAGVQEELHLPLNSPLPGSELTKEPFRWDQRLFALVLRLPGVASTEPEQLGSVPTDESAITQMCEVTGGRSYCVRTQRMLNQCLESLVQKVQSGVVINFEKTGPDPLPIGEDGLMDSSRPSNSFAAQPWHSCHKLIYVRPNSKTGVPVGHWPIPESFWPDQNLPSLPPRTSHPVVRFSCVDCEPMVIDKLPFDKYELEPSPLTQYVLERKSPHTCWQVFVTSSGKYNELGYPFGYLKASTTLTCVNLFVMPYNYPVLLPLLDDLFKVHKLKPNLKWRQAFDSYLKTLPPYYLLPLKKALRMMGAPNLISDNLDCGLSYSVISYLKKLSQQTKLESERILASVGKKPPQEIGIKVKNHSGGGMSLTHNKNFRKLLKEITGETALRLTELNTKEFAGFQIGLLNKDLKPQTYRNAYDIPRRDLLDQLTRMRSNLLKTHKFIVGQDEDSLHSVPVAQMGNYQEYLKTLASPLREIDPDQPKRLHTFGNPFKQDKKGMMIDEADEFVAGPQNKVKRPGEPNSPMSSKRRRSMSLLLRKPQTPPTVTNHVGGKGPPSASWFPSYPNLIKPTLVHTDATVIHDGHEEKMENGQITPDGFLSKSAPSELINMTGDLMPPNQVDSLSDDFTSLSKDGLIQKPGSNAFVGGAKNCNLSVDDQKDPVASTLGTMPNTLQITPAMAQGINADIKHQLMKEVRKFGRKYERIFILLEEVQGPLEMKKQFVEFTIKEAARFKRRVLIQYLEKVLEKIDSHHLLNNINHINSRSSC
- the INTS6L gene encoding integrator complex subunit 6-like isoform X2, encoding MPILLFLIDTSASMNQRTDLGTSYLDIAKGAVELFLKLRARDPASRGDRYMLVTYDEPPYCIKAGWKENHATFMSELKNLQASGLTTLGQALRSSFDLLNLNRLISGIDNYGQGRNPFFLEPSILITITDGNKLTSTAGVQEELHLPLNSPLPGSELTKEPFRWDQRLFALVLRLPGVASTEPEQLGSVPTDESAITQMCEVTGGRSYCVRTQRMLNQCLESLVQKVQSGVVINFEKTGPDPLPIGEDGLMDSSRPSNSFAAQPWHSCHKLIYVRPNSKTGVPVGHWPIPESFWPDQNLPSLPPRTSHPVVRFSCVDCEPMVIDKLPFDKYELEPSPLTQYVLERKSPHTCWQVFVTSSGKYNELGYPFGYLKASTTLTCVNLFVMPYNYPVLLPLLDDLFKVHKLKPNLKWRQAFDSYLKTLPPYYLLTKLESERILASVGKKPPQEIGIKVKNHSGGGMSLTHNKNFRKLLKEITGETALRLTELNTKEFAGFQIGLLNKDLKPQTYRNAYDIPRRDLLDQLTRMRSNLLKTHKFIVGQDEDSLHSVPVAQMGNYQEYLKTLASPLREIDPDQPKRLHTFGNPFKQDKKGMMIDEADEFVAGPQNKVKRPGEPNSPMSSKRRRSMSLLLRKPQTPPTVTNHVGGKGPPSASWFPSYPNLIKPTLVHTDATVIHDGHEEKMENGQITPDGFLSKSAPSELINMTGDLMPPNQVDSLSDDFTSLSKDGLIQKPGSNAFVGGAKNCNLSVDDQKDPVASTLGTMPNTLQITPAMAQGINADIKHQLMKEVRKFGRKYERIFILLEEVQGPLEMKKQFVEFTIKEAARFKRRVLIQYLEKVLEKIDSHHLLNNINHINSRSSC